The segment CGGTCTCATGCGTGCGCCGGGCGGACCGGTCCCAGGCTGGTGTGGATGATCAAGACATGGCCCCCGCGGCTGAAAGTGTTGTGAGCCACTCTAGCGCAGGCGGGGGGACGCGGCCGGCCCCTCTCGCGGGGGAGTGACGCCGCCGCAGAGACTCAGGCCAGATCGCGCAGCGGATGCTGCTCGGCGCGCCAGGGGCTCTCGAAGAAGGCCTGCACCATGGCGGGCGTCACGTCCTCGATGCGAGCCGGGTTCCAGCGCGGCGCGTGGTCCTTGTCAACGGCCAGGGCACGGATGCCTTCCACCGTCTCGGAGGCAGCGCCGGGGCGCAGCGTGAAACAGCGGTGCACCAGATCGCGCTCCATGCGCAGGTCTTGGGCCAGGCTGAGCCGGCGGGCGCGCCGCACCTGCTCCAGGGTCACCGCCATCATCAGGGGCGAGCGCTTCTTCAGCGCGGCCAGGGTCTCGCGGGCCCAGGCGTCATCGGCCGCGGCCAGCGAGGCCATGATCTCGGCCACGCCGGGCTGGGAGAAATGCTGGTCGATGCGGGCGCGCAGGTCCAGGTAGTCGGGAGCGGGGGCCAGGTCGGCGCGCTCCATCACCTCGGCCACCACATGCTCGGCGCTGGGCTGCTCACCATGGCGGAAGGCCTCGACGATGGCCGGCAACTCGCTGCTCTTGACGAAGACATCCCCCAGGCCCAGGGCGATGGCATCGCCCGCGCCGATGGGCTGGCCGGTCAGGGCCAGCCATTCGCCGGCATGGCCGGGGCACTGGCCCAGGAACCAGCCGCCGCCTACGTCGGGGAAGAGGCCGATATTGGTTTCGGGCATGGCCAGCTTGCTGTGCTCGGTGAGCACGCGCAGCTTGGAGCCCTGGCTGATGCCCATGCCGCCGCCCATCACCACGCCATCCATCAGGGCCACATAGGGCTTGGGATAGTGGTGAATCAGGTGGTTGAGCGCGTATTCCTCGGTGAAGAAGGCTTCCAGCGCGGCCGCGGCCTCGGGGGTGCCGGCCGTGGCGCTCTGGTGGAAGAAGCGGATGTCGCCACCGGCGCAGAAGGCGGCCGGCTTGCCCTCGCGGCCGGCGCCCAGCACCACCACGGCCTGGATGGCCGGGCTGGCGGCCCAGTGCTTGAGCAGGGCCGTGATGTCGCGGATCATGGCCAGCGACAGGGCATTGAGCGCGTTGGCGCGATTCAGGGTGATCAGGCCCAGGCAGCCATTGACCTCGGCCAGGATCTGGCCGTCGGACTGCAGGGCGGGAATCAGGGCGGCGGAACTCATGCCAACTCCATCAGACTTCTTGTTGTGGTTTACCGACCGGCCCGCAGGCCGAGGATCTCGTTGCCCACCAGGGCGGCCAGCACCATAGCACCTCCGGCCAGGGCGGCGGAAGACGGGGCTTCCCCCGCACCCAGCCAGGCCCAGAGTACCCCGAAGATCACCTCCAGCAGACCCAGCAGGGCGATCTCCGGCGCCGGCAGCACGCGGCTGAGTTGCACCACGATCAGGCAGGGCAAGGCCAGCTGGAACACGCCCAGGCCGGCCAGCAGGCCCAGATCGTGCCAGCCGGCCTGCAGCGGCCAAGCCAGCGGCAGGGTGAGCGCGCAGGAGATCAGCGCGCCCAGCAGCACGGCCAGCAGCATGTCGGGCGCCGCAGCGCCCTCCTCCGCCGCGCCGCGGCGGTGGCTGTGCTGCAGCAAGGTCCAGTTGGTGGCCGCGACCAGGGGCACGGCAAAGGCGATGGCCATGCCGGCCAGGGCCTGGCCGCCACCGCGCATCTCGTGGCCGAACATCCAGGCGATGCCGGCGCTGCCCAGCGCAATCGCGCCCCAGGTGCGTGCCGGCAGGCGGTGATGCAGGAAAAGCCGCGCAAACAGGGCCGTGAGCAGCGGGCCCAGGGACATGGTGACCAGCACATTGGCCACCGAGGTCTGGGTCAGGGCCAGCATGAAGGCCGTGAACATGGTGGCCCAGCACAGGCCCGAGATCCAGACCGGCCGCCCCGCCGCGCGCAACTGCCCCCACAGGGCCGGGCCGCGCATCCAGGCCAGGGCCAGCGCCAGCGCCAGGGCGTTGAAGCCGCTGCGCCAGAAGGTGATCTCGAAGCTGCGCGCCGCCTCCAGGTGGCGCGAGACCACGCCGGCCGTGCTCCACAGCAGGGTGACCGCAATCATCAGGAGAACCGCGCGACTGTGCTTCATGGATGGCAGAGCGCCCCCGGGGAAAGCGGGGGCGCTGGAGGGTGGTTCAGGCGAGCGGCGCATCCCTTTCGGGACGCGCCGGCCGGGCCGGATGGACCCGGCTCAGCTTCATCAGCCGCCGCGGGCCGCGCGCTTGCGCTCGTTTTCCGACAGGTGGCGCTTGCGCAGGCGCACGCTCTTGGGCGTGATCTCGACCAGCTCGTCGTCGTCGATGAAGTCCACACCGTACTCGAGCGTCAGCTCGATAGGCGGCGTGATCTTGATCGCGTCTTCCTTGCCGCTGACGCGGAAGTTGGTCAGCTGCTTGGTGCGGGTGGCGTTGACGACCAGATCGTTGTCGCGGCTGTGGATGCCCACGATCATGCCCTCGTACACCGGATCGTTCGGCTTGACGAACATGCGGCCGCGGTCGTCCAGCTTGCCCAGGGCGTAGGTGAAGATCTCACCATCGTCCATGGAGAGCAGCACGCCGTTGACGCGGCCGCCGATCTCGCCCTTGTAGGGCTGGTAGTCGTGGAAGATGGAGGAGATCAGGCCCGAACCGCGGGTCAGGTTCATGAACTCGTTGGAGAAGCCGATCAGGCCACGGGCCGGGATGCGGTATTCCAGGCGCACGCGGCCATGGCCGTCCGGCTCCATGTTCAGCATCTCGCCCTTGCGCAGACCCAGGGCCTGCATCACGCCGCCCTGGTGCTCTTCTTCCACGTCGGCGGTGACCAGTTCCATGGGCTCGCACTTGACGCCGTCGATGTCCTGGAACATCACGCGCGGCTTGGAGACGGCCAGCTCGTAGCCCTCGCGGCGCATGTTTTCCAGCAGGATGGTCAGGTGCAGTTCACCACGGCCGCAGACCTCGAAGATGCCGTCTTCATCGGTCTCCTTCACGCGCAGGGCCACGTTGTGCTGCAGCTCCTTTTGCAGGCGGTCCCAGATCTGGCGGCTGGTGACGAACTTGCCTTCGCGACCGGCCAGGGGGCTGGTGTTGACGCAGAAGTTCATGGTCAGGGTGGGCTCGTCCACCTTGAGCATGGGCAGGGGCTGGGGATTGGTCGGGTCGGTCACGGTCACGCCGATGCCGATGTCCTCGATGCCGTTGATCAGCACGATGTCGCCGGGGCCGGCCTGCGTGGTCTGCATGCGGTCCAGACCCTGGAAGGTCAGCACCTGGTTGATGCGGCCGTTGACGCTCTTGCCGCCGGGGCCTTCCACCACGGAGACCTGCATGCCGGGCTTGATGGTGCCCTGGCTGATGCGGCCCACGCCGATGCGACCCACGAAGGTGGAGAAGTCCAGCGCCGAGATCTGCAGCTGCAGCGGGGCGGCAGGGTCACCCTTTTGCGAGGGCACATGCTTCAGGATGGTGTTGAACAGGGCCGACATGTCGGGGCCCCACTGCTCGCCCGGCGCCCCCTCTTCCAGCGAGGTCCAGCCGTTGCGGCCCGAACCGTAGAGGATCGGGAAGTCGAGCTGCTCGTCGGTGGCGTCGAGATTGGCGAACAGGTCGAAGACCTCGTTCAGCACTTCCTCGTGACGGCCGTCCGGACGGTCGATCTTGTTGATGGCGACGATGGGCTTCAGGCCGACCTTGAGAGCCTTGCCGACCACGAACTTGGTCTGCGGCATCGGGCCTTCCGAGCTGTCGACGAGAACGATCGCGCCGTCCACCATCGAGAGGATACGCTCCACTTCGCCGCCGAAGTCGGCGTGGCCGGGCGTGTCGACGATGTTGATGCGAACGCCCTTCCATTCGACCGAGGTGGCCTTGGCGAGAATGGTGATGCCGCGCTCTTTTTCGATGTCGTTCGAGTCCATGACGCGTTCGGCGACGCGCTGGTTTTCACGGAACGAGCCGGACTGCTTCAGAAGCTCGTCGACGAGCGTGGTCTTGCCATGGTCGACGTGCGCGATGATCGCGATATTGCGAATCTGCTTACTCATGGGAGGCTCTTCTCAAAAATCTTGGCGGTACATCAGGCGCTCAGCAGGGACTGCACTTCCTGCGGGCTGAGCAGGCGGCCGGGAATCAGTTCACCGGCTTCAATCGACGCGCTGCCCAGCAGGGCCCGGGCTTGGGGTCCGTAGACCCGCACATGCGGCGCGTCGGCGGCTGAAACGCGGCGCCGCATGCCGTTGAGGAACTTGGCGGTGTCGTCCGCGTCCAGACGCAGCGACGGCCATTCCTCCAGCAGGCAGTCCGGGGGGCGCAGCATGGATTCGCGCTCCGTCTCGCTCATGGCGGCCAGGGCATCCAGGCTGATCGCATCGCGCAATTGCACGGGGCCGCTGGCGGTGCGACGCAGCGCCGACAGATGAGCGCCGCAACCCAGCAGCTCACCCAGATCTTCGGCCAGGGTGCGGATGTACGTGCCCTTGCTGCAGCGCACGGCAATCTTCAGCGCCTCATGCTGCCAGTCCAGGATGTCGATCGCGTGAATCGTGATGCGGCGCGCGGGGCGCTCGATTTCCACGCCCTGGCGGGCATATTCGTACAGCGCCTTGCCCTCGTGCTTGAGCGCCGAGTGCATGGGCGGCACCTGATCGATCTCACCGGTGAGGGCAGCGCAGGCGGCCTCGATCTGCTCGCGCGTCAGCGCCACCGGGCGCTCGCGCAGGATCTGCCCTTCGGCGTCGCCCGTGCTGCTGGTCTGACCCAGGCGCAGGGTGGCCTCGTAGGCCTTGTCGGCATCCAGGCTGACCTGGCTGAACTTGGTGGCCGCACCGAAGCACAGGGGCAAGAGGCCGGTGGCCAGGGGGTCCAGCGTGCCGGTGTGGCCGGCCTTCTCGGCGCGCAGCAGCCACTTCACCTTCTGCAACGCGTCGTTGCTGGACAGGCCCAGGGGCTTGTCCAGCAGCAGCACGCCATGCACCGGCCGGCGCTGGATGCGCTGACGCGGCGGGCGGGCCTCGGCGGTAACAGGGGTGGCGGGCGTGGCGTGCATGGCCGGTGGCTTGTCAGTCCTCGCGGCCTTCGTCAGAAGCCTCGTCGGCCGCGCGGTTGGCGTTGGCCTTGCTGATCAGGGCATTCATCTCGGCGGCACGCTCGGTGGTGCGGTCGAAGTGGAAATGCAGGGTCGGCACGGTGTGGATGGCCAGACGCTTGAACAGGCCGTTGCGCAGGAAACCGGCGGCCTCGTTCAGGGCCTCCTCGGTTTCCTGGGGCGAACCGACCAGCACCGAGAAATAGACCTTGGCATGCGCATAGTCGGGCGTGACCTCGACCGCGCTGATGGTGGCCATGCCGATGCGCGGATCCTTGAGCTCGCGGATCAGCTCGGCCAGATCGCGCTGGATCTGGTCGGCCACGCGGAAACCGCGGTTGGGAATTGCTCTCTTATGACGCATGGTGTTTCAAAGCTCCAAATGCAAACCCCGCCTGAACTGCTAGGCGGGGTTTCGACCAAGCCACGCCCCGCCGAAAAACCGCCCCGATGCTGCAGGCGGCGCCCCGGGGCCGCAAGACCAAGCTTGCGGGCTCCCGGGTCAGGAGCGAAGCGAAGGGGGCTCAAAGAGTCCGGGCCACTTCCTTGATCTCGAAGAACTCGAGCTGGTCGCCTTCCTTGATATCGCTGTAGTTCTTCAGCTTGATACCGCACTCGAAGCCTTCCTTGACTTCCTTCACATCGTCCTTCTCGCGGCGGACCGATTCGACCTCGCCGGTGTAGATCACGATGTTGTCGCGCAGCAGGCGGAACTTGGCGTTGCGACGCACCAGACCCGAGGTAACCATGGAACCGGCCACCGTGCCGATCTTGGAGGCCACGAAGACCACGCGGATCTCGGCCGTGCCCAGGGCTTCCTCGCGCTGCTCCGGCGCCAGCATGCCGCCCATCGCTGCCTTCACCTCATCCACGGCGTCGTAGATGATGTTGTAGTAACGAAGGTCCACACCATTGTGCTCGGCCAGCTTGCGCGCACCGGCGTCGGCACGGGTGTTGAAGCCGATGACGATGGCCTTGGAGGCGATGGCCAGGTTGACGTCCGACTCGCTGATGCCACCGACCGCGGCGTGCACGATCTGCACCTTGACCTCGTCGGTCGAGAGCTTGAGCAGCGAGGCCGCCAGGGCTTCCTGCGAGCCTTGCACGTCGGCCTTGATGATCAGCGGCAGGGTCTGCACATCGCCGGCACCCATGTTCTCGAACATGTTCTCCAGCTTGGCGGCCTGCTGCTTGGCCAGCTTGACGTCACGGTACTTGCCTTGACGGAAGGTGGCGACTTCACGGGCGCGGCGCTCGTCGGCCAGCACCATGAACTCGTCGCCAGCCTGCGGCACCTCGGTCAGACCCTGGATCTCCACCGGGATGGAGGGGCCGGCCTCGGTACAGGGCTTGCCGTCTTCGTCCAGCATGGCGCGCACGCGGCCGAAGGTCGAACCGGCCAGCACCACGTCGCCGCGCTTGAGGGTACCGGTCTGCACCAGCACCGTGGCCACGGGGCCGCGGCCCTTGTCCAGCTTGGCTTCGATGACCAGGCCCTTGGCCATGGAATCCTTGGGCGCCGTCAGTTCCAGCACCTCGGCCTGCAGCAGCACCTGCTCCAGCAGTTCGTCGATGCCCTGGCCGGTCTTGGAGGACACGCCCACGAAGGGCGAATCGCCACCGAATTCTTCCGGCACGACTTCCTCGGCCACCAGCTCGCTCTTCACGCGCTCCAGATTGGCATCGGGCTTGTCGATCTTGTTGATCGCCACGATGATCGGAACACCCGCCGCCTTGGCGTGGTTGATGGACTCGATCGTCTGCGGCATCACGCTGTCGTCGGCGGCGACCACGAGGATCGCGATGTCCGTCGCCTGCGCACCACGGGCACGCATGGCGGTGAACGCGGCGTGGCCGGGGGTGTCGATGAAGGTGATCTTGTGGCCGTTCTGCTCGACCTGATAGGCGCCGATATGCTGCGTGATGCCGCCGGCTTCGCCAGCGACCACGTTTGCATGACGGATGGCGTCGAGCAGCGAGGTCTTGCCGTGGTCGACGTGGCCCATGATGGTCACGATCGGAGCGCGCGGCAGCGACTCGTGCTGCTGCTCGGCGCCACCCTCTTCCTCGAGGAAGGCGTCCGGATCGTCCAGCTTGGCCGGGAAGGCCTTGTGGCCCATTTCCTCAACGAGGATCATGGCCGTTTCCTGGTCCAGCTGCTGGTTGATGGTGACCATCTGGCCCAGCTTCATCAGCTGCTTGATCAGCTCGGAAGCCTTGATCGACATCTTGTGCGCCAGGTCCGCGACCGAGATGGTCTCGGGCACATGGACTTCCTGGATCACCGGTTCGGTCGGGGCCACGAAGTTGGAGGCTGCACCGTTGCGATCACCGCGGTCACCGCGGCGGCCCGCGCCACCCTTGGGCGCGCGCCAGCCCGGCTGGCCGCGACCGGCCGGCGCACCGGCGCCGATGGTCTTGAGGCCACGCTTCTTGGCGGCGTCATCGGCCCAGCTGGAAGACAGCTTCTCGGACTTGACCGACTTCTTGTCGCCCGGCTTGGCGGCGGCATTGCCCGCCGGAGCGGCAGCCGCGCCGGTGCCCGGCTTCTTGTGGATGGTGCCCTGGATGGCCGGCGTGGCTGCCGGCTTGGCCTCCTCGGGCTTCTTGGCCACCAGCACCTTCTTGGGCGCGTTCATCATCGCGCGGATGGCGGCGGCCTCGGCCTCGGCGGCCTTGCGGCGACGCTCCAGATCGGCCTGCTTCTGCTTTTCCTCGGCGCTGACGTCCACGGCCTTGACCACGCGCAGGGCGGGCTTGGGCGCTTCAACCGGTGCGGGTGCGGGCGCAGGGGCCGGTGCGGCAGCAGCCACAGGGGCCGGGGCCGGAGCCGGGGTCGGCGCGGGGGCCGGTGCAGCCGGTGCAGGGCGGGCCGCGGCCTTGTTCAGGGCGGCGGCAGCCTCACGCGCGGCCTCGCGGGCAGCGGCTTCGGCCGCCACCTTGGCGGCGGCAGCCTCTTCGGCAGCGCGGGCCTCGGCGGCCAGGCGCTCCTGGCGACGCTGCTCCTCGGCGGCCTTGGCGGCGGCTTCGGCGGCTTCACGCTCGCGGACGCGGGCGGCCAGCTCTTCCTCCTGCTTGCGCAGGGCCTCGGCCTGAGCCTGAGCTTCCTCTTCGCGGCGCTGCAGTTCTGCTTCCTCGGCAGCCTGGGCGGCCGCGTCATCGAGGCCGCTGTCATCGCGCTTGACGAAGGTGCGGGTCTTCTTCACCTGGACCTGCACGGTGCGGGTCTTGCCGGTGGAGTCGGCCTGCTTGATTTCGCTGGTAGAGGTGCGCTTGAGGGTGATCTTCTTGCGCTCGGCAGCGCCTGCGGTGCCATGCGCGGTGCGCAGGTAGTCCAGCAGACGTTCCTTGTCGGCTTCGTTCAGGGCGTCATCAGCAGACGCCTTCTTGACGCCCGCAGCTTGCAGCTGCTCAAGCAGCGTGCTTGCAGGCCTTTGTAGCTCTGCAGCGAACTGGGCGACGGTGGTCACAGCCATTGTGGGAATCCTTCAGAATGCTTTCGATGCGACGCGAGTGTGTGGCTGGGCCCTGTTTCAGGCGTTGAACCAGTGCTCGCGGGCCTTCATGATCAGGGCGCGCGCTGCGGCTTCTTCCAGGCCGGCGAGCTCCACGAGCTCGTCGACGGCCAGGTCGGCCAGGTCGTCACGGGTATGAATGTCGCCGTCGGCGAGCTTGGCCACAAGCTCCGGCGTCATGCCCTCGAGGTCACGCAGATCCTGCGACACCTCTTCGACCTTTTCTTCGCGGGCGATTTCCATGGTCAACAGCGCATCCTTGGCCCGGGTGCGCAGCTCATTGACCGTGTCCTCGTCGAAGGCCTCGATCTCCAGCATTTCCTGCATCGGCACGTAGGCCACTTCTTCCAGGCTGGTGAATCCTTCGGCGATCAGGATGTCGGCCACCTCGGCGTCCACGTCCAGCTTTTCAACGAAAAGCTTGCGAACGACTTCGGTTTCCTGCTCCTGCTTCGCGGCCGATTCCTCGGCCGACATGATGTTGATGCGCCAGCCGGTGAGCTCGGAGGCAAGGCGCACATTCTGGCCGCCGCGGCCGATGGCGATGGCGAGGTTTTCCTCGTCCACCACCACGTCCATGGCGTGCCGTTCTTCGTCCACCACGATGGACTGCACATTCGCCGGCGCCAGGGCGCCGATCACGAACTGGGCCGGATCTTCCGACCACAGCACGATGTCCACGCGCTCGCCGGCCAGTTCATTGGTCACAGCGTTGACACGCGAGCCGCGCACGCCGACGCAGGTGCCGATCGGGTCGACACGCTTGTCGTGCGAGAGCACGGCGATCTTGGCACGGCTGCCGGAATCGCGAGCGCAGCTCTTGATCTCCAGCAGGCCCTGCTCGATCTCGGGCACTTCCTGCGCGAACAGTTCCTTCATGAACTCGGGGCTGGAGCGCGAGAGCATGATCTGCGGGCCACGCTGGGTGGGGTCCACGCCCAGGATCACGGCACGCACGCGGTCGCCGGTGCGCAGGTTTTCCTTGGGGATCAGCTCGTTGCGCTTGAGGCGGCCTTCGATGCGGCCGGACTCGGCAATGATGTCGCCCTTGTCCAGACGCTTGACCGTGCCCATGAAGATCTTCTCGCCACGCGAGAGGAAGTCATTGAGCAGCTGCTCGCGCTCGGCGTCGCGGATCTTCTGCAGGATTACCTGCTTGGCGGCCTGGGCGCCGATACGGCCGATGGGCACGGACTCCACCGATTCCTCGATGTGGTCATCCACCTCGATGTCGGCGATCTGCTCCTGGGCTTCGAAGAGCAGGATCTCGGCGTCGGCGTTCTGCAGACCAGCCTCGTTGGGCACCACATGCCAGCGACGGAAGGTCTCGTACTCGCCGGTGTCGCGATCAATCGCCACGCGGATGTCGACCTCCCCGCCATACAACTTCTTGGTGGCCGAGGCCAGCGCGGCTTCCACCGCACCGAACACGACATCGCGCTCCACGCTCTTCTCGCGCGAAATCGCGTCCACCAGCATCAACAGTTCGCGGTTCATTGATCGAGACCTCCGTCAACCTTGTCATCCTTGCCGGCGGCAGCGGGCGACACATCGTCGTCCGGCTGCTGCCTGGCCTTGGCATTGCTCTGCTTCTTCTTTTTCGAGGAAGCCTTCTTGCTGTCGGCCTTGTTCGTCTTGTCCTGGGATTCGCCCGCAGCGGGCTTGCTCTTGCGACCCTTGAAATCGATCGCGGGTGCGAGCTTGGCGCTGCGCACCTCGTCCAGGCTGAAATCCAGCGCCTGATCCTGCTTGCCGTCGTTGAACACGAGGCGCCAGCCCGCGGCCTCACCCTCGGCAGCCTCCAGCGCCTGCAGCTCGCCGCTGTAGCGCTTGCGCCCCTGGAAGGCCAGCTTGAGGGTAATTTCAACCTGCTCGCCCGTGAAGCGCGCGAAATCGGCGGCCTTCTTCAGGGGGCGATCCAGCCCGGGAGAGGAAACCTCCAGGCGCTGATAGTCGGCGTTTTCCACTTCCAGCACATATTGCAGCTGGCGGGTCACCTTTTCGCAGTCATCCACCGTGATCACCTCGCCGGCACGGGCCTGCTCCGCCAGCTTGTCGATATAGACGCGCAGCAGGCCACCGGCACTGCGCTCGCAGTCCACCAGGTCATAGCCCAGGCCGATCACGGTCTTCTCAACAGCGGCTTGCCAACTCATGCGGGGTGTTTCTTCGGATTCCGAGCTCAAAAAGGTCAAAAAAAGATCGAGCAAAAAAAATGGGCTGGATGAATCCGCCCACCATCTTCGCCGCACTGATCGCTGCATGCAGCTTCTTCAGCGAAGGCAGGATTGTACTATGCAAGCACCATGCCCGCAAGCCAGATGGTTTGCGTGTGCGGCATGCCATGCCAAAATCCGCGCTCATTTTAATGACCAGATAGGAACCACCATGGGTTTTCTCGCCGGCAAGCGCTTGCTGATCACGGGCGTGCTGTCCAACCGCTCGATTGCCTACGGCATTGCCCGCGCCTGCCATCGCGAGGGGGCCGAACTGGCCTTCAGCTATCAGGGCGAGCGATTCAAGGAGCGCATCACCGAATTCGCCGCCGAGTTCGGCTCGAATCTGGTGTTTGACTGCGATGTCAGCGATGACGCCCAGATCGAACGGCTGTTTGCCCAGCTGGGCGAGGCCTGGCCGGAATTTGACGGTTTTGTGCACTCCATCGGCTTTGCGCCGCGCGAGGCGATTGCCGGCGATTTCCTGGAAGGCCTGAGCCGCGAGAACTTCCGCATCGCCCACGACATCTCGGCCTACAGCTTCCCCGCCATGGCCAAGGCCGCCGCACCGCGCCTGCGCACCGGCTCCTCCCTGCTGACCCTGTCCTATCTGGGTGCCGAGCGCTATGTGCCGAACTACAACGTCATGGGCGTCGCCAAGGCCGCGCTCGAGGCGAGCGTGAAGTATCTCGCCGTCGACCTCGGCCCGAAG is part of the Shinella sp. XGS7 genome and harbors:
- the typA gene encoding translational GTPase TypA — protein: MSKQIRNIAIIAHVDHGKTTLVDELLKQSGSFRENQRVAERVMDSNDIEKERGITILAKATSVEWKGVRINIVDTPGHADFGGEVERILSMVDGAIVLVDSSEGPMPQTKFVVGKALKVGLKPIVAINKIDRPDGRHEEVLNEVFDLFANLDATDEQLDFPILYGSGRNGWTSLEEGAPGEQWGPDMSALFNTILKHVPSQKGDPAAPLQLQISALDFSTFVGRIGVGRISQGTIKPGMQVSVVEGPGGKSVNGRINQVLTFQGLDRMQTTQAGPGDIVLINGIEDIGIGVTVTDPTNPQPLPMLKVDEPTLTMNFCVNTSPLAGREGKFVTSRQIWDRLQKELQHNVALRVKETDEDGIFEVCGRGELHLTILLENMRREGYELAVSKPRVMFQDIDGVKCEPMELVTADVEEEHQGGVMQALGLRKGEMLNMEPDGHGRVRLEYRIPARGLIGFSNEFMNLTRGSGLISSIFHDYQPYKGEIGGRVNGVLLSMDDGEIFTYALGKLDDRGRMFVKPNDPVYEGMIVGIHSRDNDLVVNATRTKQLTNFRVSGKEDAIKITPPIELTLEYGVDFIDDDELVEITPKSVRLRKRHLSENERKRAARGG
- the rimP gene encoding ribosome maturation factor RimP, which translates into the protein MQRSVRRRWWADSSSPFFLLDLFLTFLSSESEETPRMSWQAAVEKTVIGLGYDLVDCERSAGGLLRVYIDKLAEQARAGEVITVDDCEKVTRQLQYVLEVENADYQRLEVSSPGLDRPLKKAADFARFTGEQVEITLKLAFQGRKRYSGELQALEAAEGEAAGWRLVFNDGKQDQALDFSLDEVRSAKLAPAIDFKGRKSKPAAGESQDKTNKADSKKASSKKKKQSNAKARQQPDDDVSPAAAGKDDKVDGGLDQ
- the fabI gene encoding enoyl-ACP reductase FabI produces the protein MGFLAGKRLLITGVLSNRSIAYGIARACHREGAELAFSYQGERFKERITEFAAEFGSNLVFDCDVSDDAQIERLFAQLGEAWPEFDGFVHSIGFAPREAIAGDFLEGLSRENFRIAHDISAYSFPAMAKAAAPRLRTGSSLLTLSYLGAERYVPNYNVMGVAKAALEASVKYLAVDLGPKNIRVNAVSAGPIKTLAASGIKDFGKLLSAFAASAPIRRNVTIDDVGNTAAFLFSDLAGGISSEVIYVDGGFSHVALADEAS
- a CDS encoding enoyl-CoA hydratase/isomerase family protein; this encodes MSSAALIPALQSDGQILAEVNGCLGLITLNRANALNALSLAMIRDITALLKHWAASPAIQAVVVLGAGREGKPAAFCAGGDIRFFHQSATAGTPEAAAALEAFFTEEYALNHLIHHYPKPYVALMDGVVMGGGMGISQGSKLRVLTEHSKLAMPETNIGLFPDVGGGWFLGQCPGHAGEWLALTGQPIGAGDAIALGLGDVFVKSSELPAIVEAFRHGEQPSAEHVVAEVMERADLAPAPDYLDLRARIDQHFSQPGVAEIMASLAAADDAWARETLAALKKRSPLMMAVTLEQVRRARRLSLAQDLRMERDLVHRCFTLRPGAASETVEGIRALAVDKDHAPRWNPARIEDVTPAMVQAFFESPWRAEQHPLRDLA
- the nusA gene encoding transcription termination factor NusA, with translation MNRELLMLVDAISREKSVERDVVFGAVEAALASATKKLYGGEVDIRVAIDRDTGEYETFRRWHVVPNEAGLQNADAEILLFEAQEQIADIEVDDHIEESVESVPIGRIGAQAAKQVILQKIRDAEREQLLNDFLSRGEKIFMGTVKRLDKGDIIAESGRIEGRLKRNELIPKENLRTGDRVRAVILGVDPTQRGPQIMLSRSSPEFMKELFAQEVPEIEQGLLEIKSCARDSGSRAKIAVLSHDKRVDPIGTCVGVRGSRVNAVTNELAGERVDIVLWSEDPAQFVIGALAPANVQSIVVDEERHAMDVVVDEENLAIAIGRGGQNVRLASELTGWRINIMSAEESAAKQEQETEVVRKLFVEKLDVDAEVADILIAEGFTSLEEVAYVPMQEMLEIEAFDEDTVNELRTRAKDALLTMEIAREEKVEEVSQDLRDLEGMTPELVAKLADGDIHTRDDLADLAVDELVELAGLEEAAARALIMKAREHWFNA
- the infB gene encoding translation initiation factor IF-2, giving the protein MAVTTVAQFAAELQRPASTLLEQLQAAGVKKASADDALNEADKERLLDYLRTAHGTAGAAERKKITLKRTSTSEIKQADSTGKTRTVQVQVKKTRTFVKRDDSGLDDAAAQAAEEAELQRREEEAQAQAEALRKQEEELAARVREREAAEAAAKAAEEQRRQERLAAEARAAEEAAAAKVAAEAAAREAAREAAAALNKAAARPAPAAPAPAPTPAPAPAPVAAAAPAPAPAPAPVEAPKPALRVVKAVDVSAEEKQKQADLERRRKAAEAEAAAIRAMMNAPKKVLVAKKPEEAKPAATPAIQGTIHKKPGTGAAAAPAGNAAAKPGDKKSVKSEKLSSSWADDAAKKRGLKTIGAGAPAGRGQPGWRAPKGGAGRRGDRGDRNGAASNFVAPTEPVIQEVHVPETISVADLAHKMSIKASELIKQLMKLGQMVTINQQLDQETAMILVEEMGHKAFPAKLDDPDAFLEEEGGAEQQHESLPRAPIVTIMGHVDHGKTSLLDAIRHANVVAGEAGGITQHIGAYQVEQNGHKITFIDTPGHAAFTAMRARGAQATDIAILVVAADDSVMPQTIESINHAKAAGVPIIVAINKIDKPDANLERVKSELVAEEVVPEEFGGDSPFVGVSSKTGQGIDELLEQVLLQAEVLELTAPKDSMAKGLVIEAKLDKGRGPVATVLVQTGTLKRGDVVLAGSTFGRVRAMLDEDGKPCTEAGPSIPVEIQGLTEVPQAGDEFMVLADERRAREVATFRQGKYRDVKLAKQQAAKLENMFENMGAGDVQTLPLIIKADVQGSQEALAASLLKLSTDEVKVQIVHAAVGGISESDVNLAIASKAIVIGFNTRADAGARKLAEHNGVDLRYYNIIYDAVDEVKAAMGGMLAPEQREEALGTAEIRVVFVASKIGTVAGSMVTSGLVRRNAKFRLLRDNIVIYTGEVESVRREKDDVKEVKEGFECGIKLKNYSDIKEGDQLEFFEIKEVARTL
- the truB gene encoding tRNA pseudouridine(55) synthase TruB; translated protein: MHATPATPVTAEARPPRQRIQRRPVHGVLLLDKPLGLSSNDALQKVKWLLRAEKAGHTGTLDPLATGLLPLCFGAATKFSQVSLDADKAYEATLRLGQTSSTGDAEGQILRERPVALTREQIEAACAALTGEIDQVPPMHSALKHEGKALYEYARQGVEIERPARRITIHAIDILDWQHEALKIAVRCSKGTYIRTLAEDLGELLGCGAHLSALRRTASGPVQLRDAISLDALAAMSETERESMLRPPDCLLEEWPSLRLDADDTAKFLNGMRRRVSAADAPHVRVYGPQARALLGSASIEAGELIPGRLLSPQEVQSLLSA
- a CDS encoding DMT family transporter, whose translation is MKHSRAVLLMIAVTLLWSTAGVVSRHLEAARSFEITFWRSGFNALALALALAWMRGPALWGQLRAAGRPVWISGLCWATMFTAFMLALTQTSVANVLVTMSLGPLLTALFARLFLHHRLPARTWGAIALGSAGIAWMFGHEMRGGGQALAGMAIAFAVPLVAATNWTLLQHSHRRGAAEEGAAAPDMLLAVLLGALISCALTLPLAWPLQAGWHDLGLLAGLGVFQLALPCLIVVQLSRVLPAPEIALLGLLEVIFGVLWAWLGAGEAPSSAALAGGAMVLAALVGNEILGLRAGR
- the rbfA gene encoding 30S ribosome-binding factor RbfA; protein product: MRHKRAIPNRGFRVADQIQRDLAELIRELKDPRIGMATISAVEVTPDYAHAKVYFSVLVGSPQETEEALNEAAGFLRNGLFKRLAIHTVPTLHFHFDRTTERAAEMNALISKANANRAADEASDEGRED